A genomic window from Paenibacillus sp. FSL K6-0276 includes:
- a CDS encoding IS110 family transposase → MKFKAQDKQNQLIENISSLHLVVGVDIAQQTHVARAVSYRGIALGSPLEFGSHDEGFRLFGGWVQDLLKSYKLSKIIVGMEPTGHYWLSLARWLSDQGIEAVLVNPHLVKKNKENRDNTPSKSDRKDALVIADMVKNGYYSPVRFHPEAYEELRILMANRDTGTKRLNSAVNQIHRWVDIVFPELRHVFKILTCTSSIATLRLFPLPKEISRLTTEQVIAGWKQYVQRHAGLRRAEQLITLAKRSVGASKALQAYKLHLGQLLEEYDLAQRQLEQIEHEVHLVLERIPYVQKLLTIRGVNVTSLAGVLGEAGDLSGYSHGNALLRHAGLNLAEASSGKWRGKMVLSKRGRPRLRRFLYLMTMCMVMTNPDVRALHHHNVEVKKLKKMKSIMKLCGKVARMLVGLAKSSEAYDSTKVFPQAA, encoded by the coding sequence ATGAAGTTTAAAGCTCAAGACAAGCAAAATCAACTCATTGAAAACATTTCCTCTTTGCATCTGGTCGTCGGTGTAGATATTGCCCAGCAGACGCATGTTGCTCGCGCAGTGAGCTATCGGGGAATTGCTTTGGGATCGCCGCTTGAGTTCGGCAGCCATGACGAGGGCTTTCGCCTGTTCGGAGGCTGGGTTCAAGATCTGCTCAAGTCTTACAAGCTGAGCAAAATCATTGTGGGTATGGAGCCCACCGGACATTACTGGCTGAGCCTGGCTCGATGGCTCTCAGACCAAGGAATTGAGGCTGTTCTCGTGAATCCACATCTCGTTAAAAAGAACAAAGAAAATCGCGACAATACCCCATCCAAAAGCGACCGCAAAGACGCACTCGTCATCGCGGATATGGTCAAAAATGGCTACTATTCCCCTGTACGATTTCACCCGGAGGCCTACGAGGAGCTACGTATTCTCATGGCCAATCGGGACACGGGTACGAAACGGCTTAACAGCGCTGTTAACCAAATTCATCGCTGGGTAGATATTGTGTTCCCTGAACTTCGGCATGTCTTTAAAATTCTCACCTGCACGAGTAGCATTGCTACCTTAAGGCTGTTTCCTCTCCCGAAGGAAATTAGCCGATTAACGACTGAGCAAGTCATTGCTGGTTGGAAACAATATGTGCAGCGTCATGCGGGTTTGCGGCGGGCCGAGCAGCTTATAACGCTGGCTAAACGCAGCGTTGGTGCTTCAAAGGCGCTACAAGCCTACAAGTTACACTTGGGTCAACTGCTCGAAGAATACGACTTGGCACAGCGCCAACTTGAGCAGATTGAACACGAAGTACATCTCGTATTGGAGCGCATTCCCTATGTCCAAAAGTTACTTACCATTCGAGGTGTAAATGTAACCAGTCTAGCCGGTGTGTTAGGAGAAGCTGGTGATCTTAGTGGTTACTCACACGGAAATGCCTTGCTTCGTCATGCGGGTCTAAATTTAGCTGAAGCCAGCTCTGGGAAATGGCGTGGGAAAATGGTGCTTAGCAAGCGCGGCCGCCCGCGTCTAAGGCGTTTTCTGTATCTCATGACGATGTGTATGGTCATGACCAATCCGGATGTCAGGGCCTTGCACCACCATAACGTCGAGGTAAAGAAGTTAAAGAAAATGAAGTCCATTATGAAATTATGCGGTAAAGTTGCACGCATGCTTGTTGGCCTGGCTAAGAGCAGTGAAGCTTACGACTCCACAAAAGTCTTTCCACAAGCAGCATAA
- a CDS encoding DUF5054 domain-containing protein: MTKRGVIIEMKKIYVVNKTHFDIGFTDLAENVLHKYCHDYIQNAITLAEDLRKEGKDFVWTTGSFIIEYYFKNMDEEACEKLDGAIKKGYIRWHAIPCTFESETMTPQTLHYMTSISKKLDARYGYKTTSAKMTDVPGHTIGIVDELYRQGIKFLHIGVNGSSSIPEVPDTFLWKNGESEIIVSYSDDYGGVIGIDCMDNKLAFMHTHDNSGPGTKEKINVFLSKMANEYPDYELEMTSMDQFANEIWEVRDQLPVITEEIGDTWIHGMMSDPKIIRDYRILTNYMSDNKIENDDANFYAMLVPEHTCGMDIKRYFSDYMNYEKKDFQRARSLDQITDLDLTYAYGIVKDATVGEMQFTYNEWTDRSYKFYESSWKEQRKNVDRAIACLEPKDQNNIKKLIEVPYHIFENQGIECGLEELISVNGYQVMFASDGSINHLEKDGTLYFDQDNKLGVLSYTIAGQNDYDNLRCNYLRELQHNWWAIDFLKPGMEIQKRIQLNENFTPHFVKLVKENDSIIATLKYSQRAVEEYGAPRVVKVKYQFGDKVEIALLLKDKDAIRYPEIYSFDITPRLNSPYLTKIRKIDTVISPFEVVGHGNKLQHMIEELIYDGSDKKINIKPIDAPLLGIGTNNNLSYNNKYHQDNNKFTFTLLNTTWGTNFTMWYEEDIFARFELVLG; the protein is encoded by the coding sequence ATGACTAAGAGAGGCGTGATTATAGAAATGAAAAAAATCTATGTGGTAAACAAAACTCATTTTGACATTGGTTTTACCGATTTAGCAGAAAATGTATTGCACAAGTATTGCCATGATTACATTCAAAACGCAATCACTTTAGCTGAAGACTTAAGAAAAGAGGGCAAAGACTTTGTTTGGACAACAGGTAGCTTTATTATTGAATATTACTTCAAAAACATGGATGAAGAAGCTTGTGAAAAGCTAGACGGCGCCATAAAGAAAGGTTACATTCGCTGGCACGCAATCCCGTGTACGTTTGAATCTGAAACTATGACACCTCAAACTTTACATTACATGACTTCAATCTCAAAGAAGTTAGATGCTCGTTATGGATACAAAACAACAAGCGCAAAGATGACTGACGTCCCAGGACATACTATCGGGATTGTTGATGAGTTATATCGTCAAGGAATTAAATTCCTACACATTGGTGTAAATGGCTCGAGCTCAATTCCGGAAGTTCCAGATACATTTCTATGGAAGAATGGCGAAAGTGAGATAATTGTCTCTTATTCAGACGACTATGGTGGCGTAATCGGAATTGATTGCATGGATAACAAGCTGGCGTTTATGCATACTCATGATAATAGTGGTCCAGGAACAAAAGAGAAAATTAACGTCTTTTTGTCAAAAATGGCGAATGAGTATCCAGACTATGAGCTTGAAATGACTTCAATGGATCAGTTTGCAAATGAAATTTGGGAAGTACGTGACCAACTGCCAGTTATTACAGAGGAGATTGGGGACACATGGATTCACGGAATGATGTCTGATCCGAAAATCATTCGTGATTATCGGATTTTAACTAATTACATGTCTGATAACAAAATAGAAAATGATGATGCTAATTTCTATGCGATGTTAGTTCCAGAGCATACTTGCGGAATGGATATCAAACGCTATTTCAGTGACTATATGAATTATGAAAAGAAAGACTTCCAACGAGCGCGTAGTTTAGACCAAATTACCGATCTTGATTTAACCTACGCTTATGGAATTGTTAAAGATGCAACTGTTGGCGAAATGCAATTCACTTATAATGAGTGGACTGATCGTTCGTACAAATTTTATGAGTCTTCATGGAAAGAACAACGCAAGAACGTTGATCGTGCAATAGCTTGTTTGGAGCCTAAAGATCAAAATAACATTAAAAAACTTATCGAAGTTCCATATCATATCTTTGAAAACCAAGGTATTGAATGTGGTTTGGAAGAATTGATTTCGGTAAACGGGTATCAAGTTATGTTTGCTAGCGATGGTTCAATTAACCACTTAGAAAAGGATGGAACACTTTACTTTGATCAGGACAACAAACTCGGGGTTCTGAGCTATACAATTGCTGGGCAAAATGACTATGATAACCTACGTTGCAACTATTTGCGTGAATTACAACATAATTGGTGGGCAATTGACTTCTTAAAGCCAGGAATGGAAATTCAAAAACGCATTCAATTGAATGAAAATTTCACACCACATTTTGTGAAATTAGTTAAGGAAAATGATTCGATTATTGCAACTTTAAAGTATAGCCAAAGAGCTGTGGAGGAGTATGGTGCTCCAAGAGTTGTAAAGGTTAAATATCAATTTGGAGATAAAGTTGAAATTGCACTTTTATTAAAGGATAAAGATGCAATTCGTTATCCAGAAATTTATTCTTTTGACATTACACCACGTTTGAATTCGCCGTACTTAACTAAGATTCGTAAAATTGATACCGTTATTTCACCTTTTGAAGTGGTAGGTCACGGAAATAAGTTGCAACACATGATTGAAGAGTTAATTTACGATGGTAGCGATAAAAAAATCAATATTAAACCTATTGATGCCCCTCTTTTGGGAATCGGAACAAATAACAATCTAAGTTATAACAACAAATACCATCAAGACAACAATAAATTTACGTTTACACTATTGAACACAACATGGGGAACTAATTTCACGATGTGGTATGAAGAAGATATTTTCGCTCGTTTTGAGTTAGTGTTGGGATAA
- a CDS encoding IS110 family transposase has translation MNYNQNEKIAQITSQTLIVGVDIAKYKHVARAQDFRGQEFKKAFHFENTNSDFNHFLGWIQQLMKDQGMEKVIVGMEPTGHYWLNLAHFLKEQRIQFVVVNPMHVKKSKELDDNSPTKNDVKDARVIAQLVKDGRYAVPNIPQGVYAELRVAKKIRDLLSVDLQAVQGQIHNWLDRFFPEFLTVFKDWEGKSALQLLRLNVLPHELSKISDHEILTHLRKAVSRAVGLSRISELKEAASHSIGILEGSTMAKLELRTLIDKYELINNRFEELDSNIDGLLEQIPGVEQMLAITGIGRDTVAGFFSEVGDLSYYSHPKQIIKLAGLSLRENTSGKHKGQTKITKRGRKALRALFFRVAMPLVAKNSAFKALHQYFTTRSNNPLKKMQSLIAICNKLIRILFTIGKKQYEFSEEHMLRDIPHMAELTRVAYVSFE, from the coding sequence ATGAATTATAACCAAAATGAGAAGATAGCTCAAATTACTTCTCAAACGCTAATAGTTGGCGTAGATATCGCTAAGTACAAGCACGTTGCACGCGCACAGGATTTTAGAGGGCAGGAGTTCAAGAAGGCTTTCCATTTTGAAAATACGAACTCAGATTTCAATCACTTTCTAGGTTGGATTCAACAACTAATGAAAGATCAAGGAATGGAAAAAGTAATTGTAGGAATGGAACCAACAGGTCACTACTGGCTCAATCTAGCTCACTTTCTTAAAGAACAACGTATTCAATTTGTCGTAGTAAACCCGATGCATGTAAAGAAGAGCAAGGAGCTAGACGACAATTCACCTACAAAAAATGATGTGAAAGATGCTAGGGTAATTGCACAGTTAGTCAAAGATGGGAGATATGCTGTACCCAATATTCCACAGGGAGTGTACGCAGAACTTCGAGTGGCGAAAAAGATACGAGATCTTCTATCTGTTGACCTACAAGCGGTTCAAGGACAAATCCACAACTGGCTAGATCGCTTCTTCCCTGAGTTTCTTACCGTATTTAAAGACTGGGAAGGAAAGTCGGCATTACAGCTTTTAAGGCTAAATGTATTACCACATGAATTAAGCAAGATTTCCGATCATGAGATCTTAACGCATCTCAGAAAAGCTGTTAGCCGTGCGGTTGGACTCAGTAGAATATCTGAACTCAAAGAAGCAGCAAGTCATTCGATTGGCATTCTTGAGGGTTCGACAATGGCTAAATTAGAGTTACGCACGTTAATAGATAAGTATGAACTCATAAATAATAGATTCGAAGAACTGGATTCAAATATAGATGGTTTACTTGAACAGATTCCAGGTGTTGAACAAATGTTAGCGATTACGGGTATTGGTAGAGATACGGTTGCAGGCTTCTTTTCAGAGGTAGGAGACCTCAGTTATTACTCTCATCCTAAGCAGATCATAAAATTAGCTGGGCTGAGTCTGAGGGAGAATACGTCTGGAAAGCATAAGGGACAAACAAAGATTACAAAGAGAGGGAGAAAAGCACTCAGGGCGCTTTTCTTTCGAGTAGCCATGCCTTTAGTCGCTAAGAATAGTGCATTCAAGGCTTTACATCAATATTTTACAACACGGTCAAATAATCCTTTGAAGAAAATGCAGTCCCTGATCGCAATATGTAATAAGCTTATACGGATTCTGTTTACGATTGGCAAGAAGCAGTATGAATTCAGTGAAGAGCATATGTTAAGGGATATTCCCCATATGGCAGAACTAACGAGAGTAGCTTATGTTTCTTTTGAATAA
- a CDS encoding Type 1 glutamine amidotransferase-like domain-containing protein yields the protein MTEKHLFLFGGGAPFNESLGEKFANLSSNGSNKVAIMFIEQDGWKEYMPKYTDLLERYGVMNFEYLKLTSSPSIELKEQLRSSTGVIICGGDTELYREYIVETELGDLLKELYLQGIPIAGFSAGALISPNVCVISPVDNRKNEQLFLKGLGLVNNFVICAHFSKWNEEKNLLLALSRTNLSIGYGIDDGSGIYLRNELLSQSAGQVYFYHANRSNKFFTD from the coding sequence ATGACAGAAAAACACTTGTTTTTATTTGGCGGAGGGGCACCATTCAATGAAAGTTTAGGTGAAAAGTTCGCGAATTTATCATCTAATGGCTCAAACAAGGTAGCAATAATGTTTATTGAACAAGACGGTTGGAAGGAATACATGCCTAAATATACAGACTTATTAGAACGGTATGGCGTAATGAATTTTGAATATTTAAAATTGACCTCATCACCATCAATTGAATTAAAAGAACAGCTTCGTTCATCTACGGGAGTAATTATTTGTGGCGGTGATACAGAACTTTACAGGGAATACATAGTTGAAACGGAACTGGGAGACTTGTTGAAAGAACTGTACTTACAAGGCATTCCTATTGCGGGTTTTTCAGCGGGAGCTTTAATAAGCCCAAATGTTTGTGTGATATCACCTGTTGATAACAGAAAAAATGAGCAGCTATTTTTAAAAGGTCTCGGATTGGTAAATAATTTCGTGATATGTGCACATTTCTCAAAATGGAACGAAGAAAAGAACTTACTACTAGCACTTTCGAGAACCAATCTTTCTATTGGTTATGGGATTGATGATGGTTCTGGGATATATCTAAGAAATGAGCTGCTTTCGCAGTCTGCGGGGCAAGTTTATTTTTATCACGCTAATAGATCTAATAAATTTTTCACTGATTAA